From the Planctomycetota bacterium genome, the window ACCTTTGACGTGCTCGCCACGCTCCGGCGCGCCGGCCCGCCGTATCGTCTCTCGCCCGGCGATCTGATCGCAACGACACTGGTCACGTCCGGAACGACGACCCACCGCATCGATCAGCTCGTGAAGGCCGGCTTTGTCGAGCGGGTTGAGAATCCTGAGGACGGGCGGAGCATTTTGGTTGCGCTCACCCCGGCTGGCCTGAAGAAGGTCGACGCCGCCGTGGCCGACCACGTCGCCAACCTCGAGCGACTGACGCGGGGCCTGAGTGACAGCGAGTTCAGACGACTCGACCGCCTCCTGGCACGCTACCTCGACGTTCTGGAGTCGAACCAGTCGGCCGAGTAGGCGATTCACGGGACGCGCATCCGCCCGCGACGTGCGTCATTCGCCGTTGATGCAGCGTCAGCCAGCCGATCACGGCGGGTCCGCTCGCGCGTTGCCTGCAGATCAGACCTGGGCCATCCCGCCATCCACGAAGAGTTCGATGCCGGTCACAAAGCTGCTGTCATCAGATGCGAGGAAGACGGCGGCCTTGGCGATCTCGTCGGGATCTCCGACTCTGCCCATTGGCACACCCGCTGCCATTCCGGTTCGGAACCGTTCGCCTTCTTCCCTGCCGCCCGCGAGAGCGTCGATGGCCGGGGTCGCGATAGGGCCGGGGCTGATGGCGTTCACGCGGATCCTGCGCGACTTGAGGTCCACGGTCCAAGTACGTGCGAAGGACCGGACGGCCGCCTTGGTCGCGCTGTAGACGCTGAAGTTCTCGAGTCCCTTGGTCGCGACGACGGAGGCGCTCAGGATGACGGACGAGCCATCCGGCATGAGCGGCAGAGCCCCTTGAACGGTGAAGAGCGTGCCCTTCACGTTGATTCCGAACCACTTGTCGAAGTGGGCCTCGGTGATCTGATCGAGCGGGAGAAACTCCCCTCCGCCCGCGTTCGCGAAGAGCACATCGATCCGCCCCTTCTCGCGCCTGATCGTGGCGAAGAGCCGGTCAAGATCGGCGCTGTCAGACACGTCGCTTGGAATGCCGAAGGCATTGACGCCGAGATGAGCGACAGCGGCATCCAGCACCTCCTTCCTGCGCCCCGTGATGAACACGTAGGCTCCCTCCATGGCGAACCGTCGTGCGGTGGCAAGACCGATGCCGCTGGTGCCTCCGGTCACGAGTGCGACCTTACCTTCGAGCTTGTTCGACATGCTGAGCTCCATGCAAGTGGCCTGATCTCGGATGATTCCGCAAAGACCGATCGTCGTGGTGGGTTCTGCCGCACCGTCATTCTGAGGTGCGACACTCAGCTCATCACCGGCGCGGTGGGCTGAGAGAGGCCGGAAGCCGGCCAGCGGCGGTAGGGCCGACAGCGAGAGCGGCGGCGACGACGCGTGTTGGAACGAGGGAGGTGGCTGAGAGGTTCATGATGATGTCCCCGGGTTGGCGATTCCCGTGGGGAGGACTTACGTGACGTGAGGGATGCCGGGATGGTCGGCGGGGCGTGGGCCTGAGGTGTCCCAGAAGAACTTGCGGTCGGATTCGAGGATGGACAGGTCGTTGATGCTGGCTTCGCGGCGCTGCATCAGGCCTCGGTCATCGAACTCCCAGAGTTCGTTCCCGTAGCTGCGCCACCATCGGTTGTCGGCACTGCGCCATTCGTACTGGAATCGCACCGCGATGCGGTTGTCTCGAAAGTCCCAGAGGGACTTGGCTAAGCGGTAGTCGAGCTCGCGCTCCCACTTGCCGGCGAGGAACGCCTGGATCTCGGCACGGCCAGTGACGAAGTCACTGCGATTGCGCCATGCCGAATCCTCCGTGTAGGCGAGAGACACACGGATCGGATCCCGTGAGTTCCAGGCGTCCTCGGCAAGCCGCACCTTGCGAGTGGCGGACTGCAGATCGAACGGCGGGGCGATGACAGCGGGCGTCTGTGACGAGCGTTCGCGAGTGTCCATTCATGGCTCCTTGGTGGCTGGTGATGACGAGGACCGCGGGTCGATGCATCCACGAGCAGGGCGTGTGCGTGTCAGACACCCGAGTAGACCAGGCCCGTAAAGTCGGCGGGTGCCATCAGAAAGTGTCCGTACCGGGGGTCGAACTCCAGCGTCGGCCTTGCGGTGATAACCTCGGCGAGTGTCTTGCCCTGCTTCTTCATCCTGGCAACTCGCTCACGAACCTTGATCAGCATCTCTCGAAACTCGGCGAGCTGCGACGCGTCGCCGACGGGTCCGTGTCCTGGGATGATGATGGTGCTCTCCTTGGCCCGCGCGAGGCAAGTGTCGACAGCGCTGATCGTGCCGTCGATGCTGCCGCCGGTCGAGTAGTCGATGAACGGATAGTGGCCGTTCCACCACACGTCGCCAACATGCATCACGGCGGCCTCTTGGAACTCGACGAGAAGGTCCGTATCGGTGTGGGCCGGGCCGAGTGCCTCCAGTACCAGGGTCGAACCGCCGAGGTGGAGAGTGAGCGAATCCCCCGGGGTGATCTGTGGGATCGCTCCGGCGGTCGAAGGCGGGAAGGTGAAGTTCCAGCCATCAACACGAGTTGCCTGGGAGAGTCGCGTACGACAGTTCGCGG encodes:
- a CDS encoding nuclear transport factor 2 family protein yields the protein MDTRERSSQTPAVIAPPFDLQSATRKVRLAEDAWNSRDPIRVSLAYTEDSAWRNRSDFVTGRAEIQAFLAGKWERELDYRLAKSLWDFRDNRIAVRFQYEWRSADNRWWRSYGNELWEFDDRGLMQRREASINDLSILESDRKFFWDTSGPRPADHPGIPHVT
- a CDS encoding SDR family oxidoreductase; its protein translation is MSNKLEGKVALVTGGTSGIGLATARRFAMEGAYVFITGRRKEVLDAAVAHLGVNAFGIPSDVSDSADLDRLFATIRREKGRIDVLFANAGGGEFLPLDQITEAHFDKWFGINVKGTLFTVQGALPLMPDGSSVILSASVVATKGLENFSVYSATKAAVRSFARTWTVDLKSRRIRVNAISPGPIATPAIDALAGGREEGERFRTGMAAGVPMGRVGDPDEIAKAAVFLASDDSSFVTGIELFVDGGMAQV
- a CDS encoding MarR family transcriptional regulator, whose protein sequence is MGHVDVILEQWKQQRPDLELAPMGLTSRLSRIGRHLHQAVERTFAVHGLNLATFDVLATLRRAGPPYRLSPGDLIATTLVTSGTTTHRIDQLVKAGFVERVENPEDGRSILVALTPAGLKKVDAAVADHVANLERLTRGLSDSEFRRLDRLLARYLDVLESNQSAE
- a CDS encoding MBL fold metallo-hydrolase; the encoded protein is MSTQHPMSRRAFVVATGLAAAGSAIAMSSRSFARARHEPDDGIVARMRKQASTARVHTQSLRGGVSVLAGAGGNIAVVSGPDGKVLVDSGISTARRQVEEALAAIDGHPIRYLVNTHWHFDHTDGNAWMHAAGAVVVASANCRTRLSQATRVDGWNFTFPPSTAGAIPQITPGDSLTLHLGGSTLVLEALGPAHTDTDLLVEFQEAAVMHVGDVWWNGHYPFIDYSTGGSIDGTISAVDTCLARAKESTIIIPGHGPVGDASQLAEFREMLIKVRERVARMKKQGKTLAEVITARPTLEFDPRYGHFLMAPADFTGLVYSGV